A section of the Streptomyces sp. NBC_01363 genome encodes:
- a CDS encoding sugar ABC transporter substrate-binding protein → MQRSRWIGAGVLASALVLTSCTSGPAGVDAKQNSKAPLELWIRTTPGGPGEQGALKLAAAFGKTTGFKVKVTAIFDDFETKLQQRAAQKNLPDIVMNDVTQLGAMHSQGLLREIDLDKIKNGKQVVGQGLDSGKSVDGKQFGLPYSAQASALLIRKDWREKLKLEVPQSWDDFAAMAEAFTTKDPDGDGKKNTYGLAAPLSTKRGYASWYFSNFLWAAGGDFITEAGDGKYKPAMTTKESVQAVQWFRDLGCKNKVIQPGAVTMETPPTNETFEAGRTGMFVVGPYLLPRFDETLGKDKYEVVPMPKGSKDATVLAEGGSVYLMAGSENMAGQDAFADFTLSAEGQKTGMEGDTGFTVQLPVNKTVDISEVRPDPRWKTYAEIYQNSGRYAPSIPNWTPVRQTTADTVNALMADCDLDTGTKLKELDKQLADILKEQGIAAS, encoded by the coding sequence ATGCAGAGATCGCGGTGGATCGGTGCGGGTGTTCTCGCTTCCGCACTGGTCCTCACCAGCTGTACATCAGGGCCTGCGGGAGTGGATGCCAAGCAGAACTCGAAGGCACCGCTCGAACTGTGGATCCGGACCACACCGGGCGGACCGGGAGAGCAGGGAGCGCTCAAGCTCGCTGCCGCCTTCGGGAAGACCACGGGCTTCAAGGTCAAGGTCACGGCGATCTTCGACGACTTCGAGACCAAGCTGCAGCAGCGGGCCGCGCAGAAGAACCTGCCCGACATCGTCATGAACGATGTGACGCAGCTCGGCGCCATGCACAGCCAGGGCCTGCTCCGGGAGATCGACCTGGACAAGATCAAGAACGGCAAGCAGGTCGTCGGCCAGGGGCTGGACTCCGGCAAGAGCGTGGACGGCAAGCAGTTCGGCCTGCCGTACTCGGCGCAGGCGTCCGCGCTGCTCATCCGCAAGGACTGGCGGGAGAAGCTGAAGCTCGAAGTCCCGCAGAGCTGGGACGACTTCGCCGCGATGGCCGAAGCCTTCACCACCAAGGACCCCGACGGCGACGGCAAGAAGAACACGTACGGACTCGCCGCTCCGCTGTCCACCAAGCGCGGATACGCCTCCTGGTACTTCTCCAACTTCCTCTGGGCGGCGGGCGGAGACTTCATCACCGAGGCCGGGGACGGCAAGTACAAGCCCGCGATGACCACGAAGGAATCGGTTCAGGCCGTGCAGTGGTTCCGCGACCTCGGCTGCAAGAACAAGGTCATCCAGCCGGGCGCCGTGACCATGGAGACCCCGCCCACGAACGAGACGTTCGAGGCCGGCCGGACCGGCATGTTCGTCGTCGGCCCGTATCTGCTGCCTCGCTTCGACGAGACCCTCGGCAAGGACAAGTACGAGGTCGTGCCGATGCCCAAGGGGTCGAAGGACGCCACCGTGCTCGCCGAGGGCGGGTCCGTCTACCTGATGGCGGGCTCCGAGAACATGGCCGGCCAGGACGCCTTCGCCGACTTCACGCTCTCCGCCGAGGGCCAGAAGACCGGGATGGAGGGCGACACCGGCTTCACCGTGCAGCTGCCCGTCAACAAGACGGTGGACATCTCCGAGGTCCGTCCCGACCCCCGCTGGAAGACCTACGCCGAGATCTACCAGAACTCCGGCCGGTACGCGCCGTCCATCCCGAACTGGACCCCGGTGCGGCAGACGACCGCGGATACCGTCAACGCGCTGATGGCCGACTGCGACCTGGACACCGGGACCAAGCTGAAGGAGCTCGACAAGCAGCTCGCCGACATCCTCAAGGAACAGGGAATCGCCGCGTCATGA
- a CDS encoding carbohydrate ABC transporter permease: MSLDQADPAALPATGPATRKTGRAATGRRGHDRRAGRWWTPWLFLAPALLLFLYFKFIPMVSALTMSFQDVQPYLGNRWVGTENYATVLQSAGFREAAWHTVVLAAGQTAGSMALGLVLALLMEGQGRRLGFVRSAAFLPVVVPIAVVAELWRIMYHPTADGMLNSILGLVGFGPSGFINDPDSSMASIMLTGIWRGAPYDMMIFLAGLTSVDRGLYEAAKVDGASRLQRVWHVTVPGLRSVFSILFILAAIRGLRVFTEVFLLTNGGPDGSTEVVMTLIYKLGLEQNRLGVGAAGAVLLFIATLILTVVVHLLRRRESK, encoded by the coding sequence ATGAGTCTTGACCAGGCGGATCCGGCCGCCCTCCCGGCGACCGGACCCGCCACCCGGAAAACGGGCCGCGCGGCCACCGGCCGCCGCGGGCACGACCGCCGGGCGGGCCGGTGGTGGACGCCGTGGCTGTTCCTGGCACCGGCGCTGCTCCTCTTCCTGTACTTCAAGTTCATCCCCATGGTCAGTGCGCTGACCATGTCCTTCCAGGATGTCCAGCCCTACCTCGGCAACAGGTGGGTCGGCACCGAGAACTACGCCACGGTGCTCCAGTCCGCAGGCTTCCGCGAGGCCGCGTGGCACACCGTCGTCCTCGCCGCCGGGCAGACAGCCGGCTCGATGGCCCTCGGCCTCGTTCTCGCGCTGCTGATGGAAGGCCAGGGTCGCCGACTGGGATTCGTGCGCTCCGCGGCGTTCCTGCCGGTGGTGGTGCCGATCGCGGTCGTCGCCGAACTGTGGCGGATCATGTACCACCCGACCGCGGACGGCATGCTCAACTCCATCCTCGGCCTGGTGGGGTTCGGCCCCTCGGGATTCATCAACGACCCCGATTCGTCGATGGCCTCCATCATGCTCACCGGCATCTGGCGGGGCGCCCCCTACGACATGATGATCTTCCTCGCCGGCCTCACCAGTGTGGACCGCGGTCTCTACGAGGCGGCGAAGGTCGACGGCGCCTCCAGGCTGCAGCGGGTCTGGCACGTGACAGTGCCCGGACTGCGGTCGGTGTTCTCGATCCTGTTCATCCTCGCCGCGATCCGCGGACTGCGCGTGTTCACCGAGGTGTTCCTGCTCACCAACGGTGGGCCCGACGGCTCCACCGAGGTCGTGATGACCCTGATCTACAAGCTCGGGCTGGAGCAGAACAGACTCGGCGTCGGCGCGGCGGGAGCCGTCCTGCTGTTCATCGCGACGCTGATCCTGACAGTCGTCGTCCACCTGCTGCGACGGAGAGAGAGCAAATGA
- a CDS encoding carbohydrate ABC transporter permease, with protein MNAPTETALGLTESRSPGGRILKAVTYLLVLIVFAGPLLALLVGAFSQVKDPTQLSVIPSGATLDNFRIAFDQGVLAYLLNSFFVVGFGLLLQVAVSVLAGYALARKVFPGMTLVLVAILATLMLPEEILALPLSVILSDLPVVHFNLIGTLAGMIVPLGAWGFSILVMTEFMKDVPRELEEAARIDGAGDLRIFAQIILPMCKPALGVIGVFGFTMIWDQYLLPLLVSTDSSSYTLPLALRTLRIDPAVTPGVVMAASLLALLPSVIVFLFFQRSFVHGLSSGALKG; from the coding sequence ATGAACGCGCCGACCGAGACCGCGCTGGGCCTGACGGAGAGCAGGAGTCCGGGCGGGCGGATCCTGAAGGCCGTCACCTATCTGCTGGTCCTGATCGTCTTCGCCGGGCCCCTGCTGGCCCTGCTGGTCGGTGCCTTCAGCCAGGTCAAGGACCCGACACAGCTGAGCGTCATTCCCTCCGGCGCCACTCTGGACAACTTCAGGATCGCCTTCGACCAGGGCGTGCTCGCGTACCTGCTGAACTCGTTCTTCGTGGTCGGCTTCGGGCTGCTGCTCCAGGTGGCCGTCTCCGTCCTCGCCGGATACGCCCTGGCCAGGAAGGTCTTCCCGGGGATGACGCTGGTGCTCGTCGCCATCCTGGCGACGCTGATGCTGCCCGAGGAGATCCTGGCCCTCCCGCTGTCCGTGATCCTCTCCGACCTGCCGGTCGTCCACTTCAACCTCATCGGCACCCTGGCCGGAATGATCGTTCCGCTGGGCGCCTGGGGATTCTCCATCCTCGTGATGACCGAGTTCATGAAGGACGTGCCCCGGGAACTCGAAGAGGCCGCCCGCATCGACGGCGCCGGTGACCTGCGTATCTTCGCCCAGATCATCCTGCCGATGTGCAAGCCCGCACTCGGGGTCATCGGAGTCTTCGGCTTCACCATGATCTGGGACCAGTACCTGTTGCCCCTCCTAGTCTCCACCGACTCCTCCTCGTACACGCTCCCGCTGGCGCTGCGAACCCTGCGGATCGACCCCGCCGTCACTCCCGGAGTGGTGATGGCCGCCTCCCTGCTGGCCCTGCTCCCCTCCGTGATCGTGTTCCTGTTCTTCCAGCGTTCCTTCGTGCACGGCCTGTCCTCCGGTGCCCTGAAGGGCTGA
- a CDS encoding alpha-L-fucosidase, producing the protein MTPSAATPAPAPAPDTTWFTTDRFGMFVHWGLYSLAARHEWVKNREKLTDEQYQVYFDHFDPDRYDPVRWARAARAAGMRYVVLTAKHHDGFCLWDSALTEYKVTNTPHGRDLVGPFVEACRAEGLKVGLYYSLIDWHHPSFPVDGTHPQRDDEEFKAAAADRDIRDYQRYLHGQVRELLTSFGRVDYLFFDFSYAGRTWWGGKGPDDWDSPKLLEMVRELQPHVLVNDRTGLPGDFITPEQYQPSGPMIKDGRPVLWEACQTLNGSWGYDRDNLDHKSADLLIRMLVDGVSKGGNLLLNVGPTGRGDLEPRAVAVLGEIGRWMDLHERSVRGCGPSPYTAPAECRYTQRGDRLYVHLLAWPLRHLHLPGLAGRVRYAQLLNDASEIGQVHIDPDRPAQNTEMGGQPAGTLTLEIPVQRPDTPVPVIELYLDTPADPAAG; encoded by the coding sequence ATGACCCCGAGCGCTGCGACCCCGGCTCCCGCGCCGGCCCCCGACACGACCTGGTTCACCACCGACCGGTTCGGCATGTTCGTCCACTGGGGCCTGTACTCGCTCGCCGCACGGCACGAGTGGGTCAAGAACCGGGAGAAGCTGACCGACGAGCAGTACCAGGTCTACTTCGACCACTTCGACCCCGACCGCTACGACCCGGTCCGGTGGGCCAGGGCGGCCAGGGCGGCGGGCATGCGGTACGTCGTCCTGACCGCCAAGCACCACGACGGCTTCTGCCTGTGGGACAGCGCCCTCACCGAGTACAAGGTCACCAACACCCCGCACGGCCGCGACCTCGTCGGGCCGTTCGTCGAGGCGTGCCGTGCCGAAGGGCTCAAGGTCGGCCTCTACTACTCCCTGATCGACTGGCACCATCCGTCCTTTCCCGTGGACGGCACCCATCCGCAGCGCGACGACGAGGAGTTCAAGGCCGCGGCCGCCGACCGCGACATCCGCGACTACCAGCGCTATCTGCACGGCCAGGTCCGCGAACTGCTGACGTCCTTCGGACGCGTCGACTACCTGTTCTTCGACTTCTCGTACGCGGGCCGCACCTGGTGGGGCGGCAAGGGCCCGGACGACTGGGATTCCCCCAAGCTGCTGGAGATGGTCCGCGAACTCCAGCCGCATGTGCTCGTCAACGACAGGACCGGCCTTCCCGGCGACTTCATCACCCCCGAGCAGTACCAGCCCTCGGGACCCATGATCAAGGACGGCCGGCCCGTGCTGTGGGAGGCGTGCCAGACGCTCAACGGGAGTTGGGGCTACGACCGCGACAACCTGGACCACAAGAGTGCCGACCTGCTGATCCGCATGCTCGTCGACGGGGTGTCCAAGGGCGGCAACCTGCTGCTCAACGTCGGCCCGACCGGCCGCGGCGACCTCGAACCGCGCGCCGTCGCCGTCCTCGGGGAGATCGGCCGGTGGATGGACCTGCACGAGCGCTCGGTCCGCGGCTGCGGCCCGTCCCCGTACACCGCGCCTGCCGAATGCCGGTACACCCAGCGTGGTGACCGGCTCTACGTCCACCTGCTCGCCTGGCCGCTGCGCCATCTGCACCTGCCGGGACTCGCCGGCCGGGTGCGCTACGCCCAGTTGCTGAACGACGCCTCGGAGATCGGCCAGGTCCACATCGACCCGGACCGGCCCGCGCAGAACACCGAAATGGGCGGGCAGCCCGCCGGAACGCTCACGCTGGAGATCCCCGTCCAGCGCCCCGACACCCCCGTTCCCGTCATCGAGCTGTACCTGGACACTCCGGCCGACCCGGCCGCCGGCTGA
- a CDS encoding polysaccharide lyase 6 family protein → MQRRTFLMGTAAGAALAVAPTGGLLTASATAAPAAVGSLDELQDAIDRARPGDRIVVADGRYTVPSDRPLTIRNKQGTERAPITIVARSCGGVVLDGEQSFVLDASSHITVSGFSFRQSSTLDIPPNCSHIRLTRNDFRLADIEGVHWVMVRADDSKVDHNHFHGKSTLGIYLGIEGAGTEEMAQRVHVFRNYFSDHTFAGSNGGEPIRLGVSPRALSSAHAVVEFNLFERANGDPEAISVKSSDNVIRHNTIRDSFGGIVLRHGNRNRVEANHLVAGTEGVRIYGNDHVIVNNHLAGLSGRALVIGSGSERDHLPGETPDERRGNDAPDRVLIAYNTLVNNKGTLSGESQRPHEPRDVTVADNLLVGDSGELVAMANTVRFTWSGNILWGAAADGNIPSGGYTRVDPKLVTGPDGVARLAADSPAIGAGTLRRSPVTHDIDGDPRGRTRDVGADEYAKRAPRHRPLTPADVGPQAR, encoded by the coding sequence ATGCAACGCCGGACGTTCCTCATGGGCACCGCGGCAGGGGCGGCGCTGGCCGTCGCCCCCACCGGCGGTCTCCTGACCGCGAGCGCGACGGCGGCCCCGGCCGCCGTCGGTTCGCTGGACGAGCTCCAGGACGCGATCGACCGGGCACGACCGGGTGACCGCATCGTCGTGGCCGACGGCAGGTACACCGTCCCGTCGGACCGGCCCCTCACCATCCGGAACAAGCAGGGCACCGAGCGCGCGCCCATCACCATCGTCGCCCGGTCCTGCGGCGGCGTCGTCCTCGACGGCGAACAGAGCTTCGTCCTCGACGCGTCCAGTCACATCACCGTCAGCGGCTTCTCCTTCCGCCAGAGCAGCACCCTGGACATCCCCCCGAACTGCTCGCACATCAGGCTGACCCGCAACGACTTCCGGCTCGCCGACATCGAGGGCGTGCACTGGGTGATGGTGCGTGCGGACGACAGCAAGGTCGACCACAACCACTTCCACGGCAAGTCCACGCTCGGCATCTACCTCGGAATCGAGGGCGCGGGCACGGAGGAGATGGCGCAGCGCGTCCATGTGTTCAGGAACTACTTCTCCGACCACACCTTCGCCGGGTCCAACGGCGGAGAGCCCATCAGGCTCGGCGTCAGCCCTCGGGCACTGTCCAGCGCCCACGCCGTCGTGGAGTTCAACCTGTTCGAGCGCGCCAACGGCGACCCGGAGGCCATCTCCGTCAAGAGCTCGGACAACGTCATCCGGCACAACACCATCCGCGACAGCTTCGGCGGGATCGTCCTGCGGCACGGCAACCGCAACCGGGTGGAGGCCAATCATCTCGTCGCCGGCACGGAAGGCGTGCGGATCTACGGCAACGACCATGTGATCGTCAACAACCACCTCGCCGGTCTGTCCGGGCGGGCCCTGGTGATCGGCAGCGGTTCGGAGCGCGACCATCTGCCCGGCGAGACGCCCGACGAGCGCCGCGGCAACGACGCGCCCGACCGGGTCCTCATCGCGTACAACACCCTTGTGAACAACAAGGGCACACTCTCCGGCGAGAGCCAGCGTCCCCACGAGCCGCGTGATGTGACCGTCGCGGACAACCTCCTCGTCGGGGACTCGGGCGAGCTGGTCGCGATGGCGAACACCGTACGGTTCACCTGGTCCGGCAACATCCTGTGGGGCGCCGCCGCCGACGGCAACATCCCGTCCGGTGGCTACACCCGCGTCGACCCGAAGCTGGTGACGGGCCCGGACGGCGTGGCCCGGCTGGCCGCGGACAGCCCGGCGATCGGCGCGGGCACGCTCAGGCGGTCACCGGTCACCCACGACATCGACGGGGACCCGCGCGGCCGGACCCGGGACGTGGGCGCCGACGAGTACGCGAAGCGGGCACCCAGGCACCGGCCACTGACCCCGGCCGACGTCGGTCCCCAGGCCCGCTGA
- a CDS encoding polysaccharide lyase 6 family protein, with product MQRRTFLRGTAVAALAAMPLSTSMSVDASAADTPVSSLAELQSAINGAAPGDRIVVADGTYTVPSGGAINVSGKNGTSAAPITIVSKTRGGVVLKGERSFVFANSSNITVSGFAFRQSTTMEIPVNCSSIRLTRNDFQHADTGDPYWLVVRANDTKIDRNHFHDKTTTGIFLVVDGPGSTDMAQNIHIFRNYFSDHTFAGDNGGESIRLGVSGRALSAAHAVVEYNLFERANGDPEAISVKSSDNIIRYNTIRNSRGGIVLRHGNRSRVEGNYLIGGSEGVRLYGNDHLIVNNYLSGLKSRALVVGSGTTRDHNSGETQDERRGNDACDRAVIVHNTLIGNSSTLSGETRTYEPRDVVIADNLLVGDSGSLVAMGTTTNFTWQSNMVWGAASNGNIPSGGCTRADPKLVTGQDGIARLSAGSPAIGAATLGSPAVADDIDGDSRGSTRDIGADEYSTAPALRHPLTTADVGPNAS from the coding sequence ATGCAACGACGCACGTTCCTCAGGGGCACCGCGGTGGCAGCACTCGCCGCCATGCCCCTCAGCACCTCGATGTCGGTCGACGCTTCGGCGGCCGACACACCGGTCAGCTCCCTGGCCGAACTCCAGAGCGCGATCAACGGCGCCGCACCCGGCGACCGGATCGTCGTGGCCGACGGCACCTACACTGTTCCGTCGGGCGGCGCGATCAACGTCTCCGGCAAGAACGGCACCAGCGCCGCGCCGATCACCATCGTGTCCAAGACCCGCGGCGGCGTGGTGCTCAAGGGCGAGCGCAGCTTCGTCTTCGCCAATTCGAGCAACATCACCGTCAGCGGCTTCGCCTTCCGGCAGAGCACCACGATGGAGATCCCGGTGAACTGCTCGTCGATCCGGCTGACCCGCAACGACTTCCAGCACGCGGACACCGGCGACCCGTACTGGCTGGTCGTGCGGGCGAACGACACGAAGATCGACCGGAACCACTTCCACGACAAGACCACCACCGGCATCTTCCTCGTCGTCGACGGCCCCGGCTCGACCGACATGGCCCAGAACATCCACATCTTCCGGAACTACTTCTCCGACCACACCTTCGCCGGGGACAACGGCGGCGAGTCGATCCGCCTCGGCGTCAGCGGACGGGCGCTGTCCGCCGCCCACGCGGTCGTGGAGTACAACCTGTTCGAGCGCGCCAACGGCGACCCCGAGGCCATCTCGGTGAAGTCCTCCGACAACATCATCCGCTACAACACGATCCGCAACAGCCGCGGCGGCATCGTGCTGCGCCACGGCAACCGCTCCCGGGTGGAGGGAAATTACCTGATCGGCGGCAGCGAGGGGGTGCGGCTGTACGGCAACGACCACCTCATCGTCAACAACTACCTCAGCGGACTGAAGAGCCGGGCCCTGGTGGTCGGCAGCGGCACCACCCGCGACCACAACTCGGGCGAGACACAGGACGAGCGGCGGGGCAACGACGCCTGCGACCGCGCGGTGATCGTCCACAACACCCTGATCGGCAACTCCAGCACGCTCTCGGGCGAGACCCGGACGTATGAGCCCCGGGACGTGGTCATCGCCGACAACCTGCTCGTCGGTGACTCCGGGAGCCTCGTCGCGATGGGGACGACCACCAATTTCACCTGGCAGAGCAACATGGTGTGGGGTGCGGCGTCCAACGGCAATATCCCCTCCGGTGGTTGCACCCGGGCCGACCCGAAGCTGGTGACGGGCCAGGACGGCATCGCCCGGCTGTCGGCGGGAAGCCCGGCGATCGGCGCGGCCACCCTGGGCAGCCCGGCCGTGGCCGACGACATCGACGGCGACTCGCGAGGCAGCACCCGCGACATCGGTGCCGACGAGTACTCGACCGCGCCCGCGCTCCGGCACCCCCTCACGACCGCGGACGTGGGTCCGAACGCATCGTGA
- a CDS encoding sugar phosphate isomerase/epimerase: MTGRESRDREEQGRGAADRASGLVPTGSDTTVARPGLCSVTFRGLPAAEVARRAAEAGLEVVEWGADVHAPPEHPDTVRAAREASDDHGLTCCSYGSYFRATRGEPAEFPEIARAAVLLGAPRVRVWAGGVGSLTATPQERSGTAACLREAARVAADHGLELALEFHSRTLTDTVASTVRLLDEVGADNLRTYWQPPQDAPDEEALAGLSELVERVSAVHVFSWWPGNRRLRLADREDLWTGVFDLLNERRVPLEALLEFVPGDDPAVLAREADTLRRVAARR, translated from the coding sequence GTGACAGGCAGGGAGAGCCGTGACCGCGAGGAGCAGGGGCGCGGTGCGGCGGACCGCGCCTCGGGCCTCGTGCCGACCGGGTCGGACACCACCGTGGCCAGGCCGGGGCTGTGCTCGGTCACCTTCCGGGGGCTGCCCGCCGCCGAGGTCGCACGCCGGGCCGCCGAGGCGGGCCTGGAAGTGGTCGAGTGGGGAGCGGACGTGCACGCGCCTCCGGAGCATCCCGACACCGTCCGCGCGGCCCGCGAGGCTTCCGACGACCACGGGCTCACCTGCTGCTCGTACGGCTCCTACTTCCGCGCCACGCGGGGCGAACCGGCCGAGTTCCCCGAGATCGCCCGCGCCGCGGTGCTCCTGGGGGCGCCGCGGGTGCGGGTCTGGGCGGGCGGAGTCGGGTCGCTGACCGCGACACCGCAGGAGCGGAGCGGGACCGCCGCCTGCCTGCGGGAGGCGGCCCGGGTCGCCGCGGACCATGGGCTGGAGCTCGCGCTGGAGTTCCACTCCAGGACCCTCACCGACACCGTCGCCTCGACCGTCCGGCTGTTGGACGAGGTGGGCGCGGACAACCTCCGTACCTACTGGCAGCCGCCGCAGGACGCTCCCGACGAGGAGGCCCTGGCGGGGCTTTCCGAGCTCGTCGAGCGGGTCAGCGCGGTGCATGTCTTCTCGTGGTGGCCGGGCAACCGCCGACTGCGGCTGGCGGACCGTGAGGACCTGTGGACCGGGGTCTTCGACCTGCTGAACGAACGACGCGTCCCCCTGGAGGCGCTCCTGGAGTTCGTGCCCGGCGACGACCCCGCGGTACTGGCGCGCGAGGCCGATACGCTGCGGCGCGTCGCGGCTCGACGATGA
- a CDS encoding SGNH/GDSL hydrolase family protein — MHIADMHIKETDTLLFIGDSITDAGRDRTDSASLGSGYVHEIAQTLHARAGDGPGPAVINKGLSGNRVYDLEARWTTDVIAHRPTVVTVKIGINDTWRRYDRGLLSPVDEFEACLDRLLADTARQLSARLVVITPFLLPVTPDQKEWFEDLTPRTDAVLRAAQANGAQVVRADLALLRAAETKEAAELAPDGVHPSPLGHRIVADAWLAAVDSRLLGE, encoded by the coding sequence ATGCACATCGCGGACATGCACATCAAGGAGACGGACACGCTCCTGTTCATCGGTGACTCCATCACCGACGCGGGCCGCGACCGTACGGATTCCGCATCGCTCGGCAGCGGATACGTCCACGAGATCGCACAGACCCTGCACGCCAGGGCGGGCGACGGACCCGGCCCCGCCGTCATCAACAAGGGTCTCAGCGGCAACCGTGTGTACGACCTCGAAGCCCGCTGGACCACCGACGTCATCGCCCACCGGCCCACCGTCGTCACGGTCAAGATCGGCATCAACGACACCTGGCGACGCTACGACCGCGGACTCCTCAGCCCGGTCGACGAGTTCGAGGCATGCCTCGACCGCCTTCTCGCGGACACCGCGCGCCAACTGTCCGCACGACTGGTCGTCATCACCCCGTTCCTGCTCCCGGTCACCCCGGACCAGAAGGAATGGTTCGAGGACCTGACGCCCCGTACCGACGCCGTCCTCCGTGCCGCGCAGGCCAACGGAGCCCAGGTGGTCCGCGCGGACCTTGCCCTGCTCCGTGCCGCGGAGACGAAGGAGGCCGCGGAGCTGGCCCCGGACGGGGTCCACCCGAGTCCCCTCGGCCACAGGATCGTCGCGGATGCCTGGCTCGCCGCGGTGGACTCGCGCCTACTCGGGGAGTAG
- a CDS encoding aldehyde dehydrogenase family protein, with product MSAAQQTIHVAGEWRSAVSGATRDIIDPVDAGVFAVVAEGAVADTDDAVAAARAAFDDGAWPRTPVAERAALLRRVAALLERDREKIGALESRDAGKTLEEGRVDVDCVRDAFVYFADLVMNESGGRVVDAGNDEIHSVVVHEPVGVCALITPWNYPLLQASWKIAPALAAGNTFVVKPSEITPLTTVALIGLLMEAGLPQGAANIVTGAGATVGARLAEHPDVDLVSFTGGLASGTKVARSAADTVKKVALELGGKNPNVVFADACATDEGFDTAVDQALNAAFIHSGQVCSAGSRLIVEESLRERFVAELARRADRIRLGRGTDPGVECGPLVSAQQLAKTEDFVASAIEEGAVLRAGGERPDGPGYFYRPTVLDRCDRRMRVVREEVFGPVLTVETFRTEDEAVTLANDTEYGLAGAVWTADAGRARRVAGRLRHGTVWINDFHPYLPQAEWGGFGKSGIGRELGPTGLAEYREAKHIYQNLAPRPVRWFAG from the coding sequence GTGTCGGCAGCACAACAGACCATCCACGTGGCCGGGGAGTGGCGTTCGGCCGTCTCCGGCGCCACGCGCGACATCATCGACCCCGTCGACGCCGGCGTCTTCGCCGTTGTGGCGGAGGGCGCCGTCGCCGACACCGATGACGCCGTCGCCGCCGCGCGTGCCGCCTTCGACGACGGTGCCTGGCCACGCACGCCCGTCGCCGAGCGGGCCGCCCTGCTGCGTCGCGTCGCGGCACTGCTGGAGCGGGACCGGGAGAAGATCGGAGCCCTGGAGAGCCGGGACGCGGGCAAGACCCTCGAAGAGGGGCGTGTCGACGTCGACTGCGTGCGTGACGCCTTCGTCTACTTCGCCGACCTCGTCATGAACGAGAGCGGCGGACGAGTCGTCGACGCCGGGAACGACGAGATCCACAGCGTCGTCGTCCATGAGCCGGTCGGGGTGTGCGCACTCATCACCCCCTGGAACTACCCGCTGCTCCAGGCCAGTTGGAAGATCGCTCCGGCGCTCGCCGCCGGCAACACCTTCGTGGTCAAGCCCAGCGAGATCACCCCGCTCACCACCGTGGCGCTGATCGGGCTCCTGATGGAGGCCGGTCTGCCCCAGGGCGCCGCCAACATCGTCACCGGCGCCGGTGCCACTGTCGGCGCCCGTCTCGCCGAGCACCCGGACGTCGACCTCGTATCGTTCACCGGCGGGCTGGCCAGTGGCACGAAGGTGGCCCGCTCCGCCGCCGACACCGTCAAGAAGGTCGCGCTCGAACTCGGCGGCAAGAACCCCAACGTCGTCTTCGCCGACGCCTGCGCCACCGACGAGGGCTTCGACACCGCCGTCGACCAGGCGCTCAACGCCGCCTTCATCCACAGCGGCCAGGTCTGCTCCGCCGGATCCCGGCTCATCGTCGAGGAGTCGCTGCGCGAGCGCTTCGTCGCCGAACTCGCCCGTCGCGCCGACAGGATCCGCCTCGGCCGCGGCACCGACCCCGGCGTCGAATGCGGGCCGCTCGTCTCCGCGCAACAGCTCGCGAAGACCGAGGACTTCGTCGCATCCGCCATCGAGGAAGGCGCCGTGCTCCGGGCCGGCGGCGAACGGCCCGACGGCCCCGGCTACTTCTACCGCCCCACCGTCCTCGACCGGTGCGACCGCCGGATGCGCGTCGTCCGTGAGGAGGTCTTCGGCCCCGTCCTGACCGTCGAGACCTTCCGTACGGAGGACGAGGCCGTCACCCTCGCCAACGACACCGAGTACGGGCTCGCGGGAGCCGTATGGACCGCCGACGCGGGCCGCGCCCGCCGCGTCGCCGGGCGCCTGCGCCACGGCACCGTCTGGATCAACGACTTCCACCCCTACCTCCCGCAGGCCGAATGGGGTGGCTTCGGGAAGTCGGGCATCGGCCGTGAGTTGGGCCCGACCGGCCTCGCCGAGTACCGCGAGGCCAAGCACATCTACCAGAACCTCGCTCCGCGCCCCGTGCGCTGGTTCGCGGGCTGA